In Neofelis nebulosa isolate mNeoNeb1 chromosome 7, mNeoNeb1.pri, whole genome shotgun sequence, the following proteins share a genomic window:
- the LOC131518229 gene encoding LOW QUALITY PROTEIN: mast cell protease 4-like (The sequence of the model RefSeq protein was modified relative to this genomic sequence to represent the inferred CDS: inserted 2 bases in 2 codons) gives MQVLLLLLAFLLPPEAGAVEIISGIESKPHPRPYMAHLEIITDQGYVASCGGFLVSQEFVMTAAHGKGRKITVTLGAHDIKQEESTWQKLEVSEQIVHPNYNFFTNLNDIMLLKLQTRAKLTHAVGTISLPXQSTFIPPGRMCRAAGWGRTGVMEPVSDTLREVKLKLTDAKACNHYTFYSHKLQICVGNPRKTRSTYKGDSGGPLXCAGVAQGIVSYGRTDAKPPAVFTRISPYVPWINKILKKQ, from the exons TGGAAATCATCAGTGGCATTGAGTCCAAGCCACACCCCCGCCCCTACATGGCCCATCTGGAAATCATCACTGACCAGGGTTATGTTGCCAGCTGTGGTGGGTTTCTCGTAAGTCAAGAATTTGTGATGACAGCAGCTCATGGTAAAGGAAG GAAAATTACTGTCACTCTGGGAGCTCATGACATAAAACAGGAAGAATCCACATGGCAGAAGCTGGAAGTCTCAGAACAAATAGTTCACCCAAATTACAACTTTTTCACCAACCTTAATGACATCATGTTACTGAAG CTACAAACAAGAGCCAAGCTGACCCACGCCGTGGGGACAATCTCCCTGC ACCAGTCTACCTTCATTCCACCTGGGAGAATGTGCAGGGCAGCTGGCTGGGGAAGAACGGGAGTGATGGAGCCGGTGTCAGATACTCTGAGGGAGGTGAAGTTGAAACTCACGGATGCCAAGGCCTGCAACCACTATACGTTTTACAGCCATAAATTACAAATCTGTGTGGGCAATCCCAGGAAGACAAGATCGACATACAAG GGGGATTCTGGGGGTCCCC TTTGTGCAGGGGTGGCCCAAGGTATTGTGTCTTATGGACGTACAGATGCAAAACCCCCTGCTGTCTTCACTCGAATCTCCCCATATGTGCCTTGGATTAATAAAATCTTGAAGAAACAGTAG